A region of the Myxococcus stipitatus DSM 14675 genome:
GCGGACAGGTGTTCATCGACACGCCCGACCTCAACAGCGTGGCCACCACCCACCGCGAGGTCGCTCGCGCCGCGCTGGAGCGCGCGGACGTCGCGCTCGTCGTCATGCACCGGGGCAGCGTCGCCGAAGCCTCCCAAGTGGAGTTCCTCACCGAGTTCGCCCGTCGCCGCGCCCTCGTCTTCATCCTCAACTTCGCGGACGAGCTCTCCCCCGAGTCACGCGAAACCCTCAAGGCCCAGGTCCGCCGCGTCGCCGCCGAGCAGTACGCACTCGCCCCTCGAGACGTCCCCGTCTTCGCCATCAGCGCCCAAGCCGCCAAGGACGGCCGCGATGTGTCCGGCGAGTTCGGCCCCCTCCTCTTCCACCTGCGCGGACTCGCCACCCAGGCCATCGCCGCACGCGTCCGACGCGGCAATGCGCTCGGCGCGCTGGAGGAGCTCTCCACCCTCGTGAAGGGCGCCCTCGAGGAGACCGAGGCCCTGCTCTCCCGCACCAAGGCCGCGCTCGACTCCGGCCTGGAGAAGGCCTCCGACGGCCTGCGCGAGGACTTCGAGTCCCGCCTGCGCCTGGCCCACGGACACCTGGCCGCGGAGGTGCGCAGGCAGGCCGGTGGACGCTTCTGGGGGCCCGCCGCGTGGGGCCTGCGCTTGTCCCTCTGGGGCGCCAGTGGCCTCGGCGCGGCGGCCGTCGTCGGACGTCGCAGCCTCCCCGCGGGACTCGCGGTCGCCGCGGCCTCCACCGTCGTCGACGCCGTGCGAGGCCACAGCCGCGCGCGCGCCGCGGAGAGCGCGGTCATCGAACCGTTCGAGGATGACTTCGGCGTGGAGTCCGCCGCACGCACCGCGCTCACCGAGGCCCGCAGCCTCGCCCGCGCCGGGGGCCTGGAGCCCGCCGTGCTCGGTGTTCCCGACATGGGCACGCTGCTCGAGGAGGTGCGAGACGCCCGCGCCTCCGCCTGGCGCTACACCGCCACCACGGGCGTCGCGGAGGCCGTCGCCGGCTGGTGGCGCGTCGCGCGCTGGCTGGTGCTGCCGCTCATCAACCTGCCGCTGCTGGTGCTGCTCGGACACGTGGGCTACCGCGTGGTGCGCGCCTACGTGGAGGGCCCGCTGTTGCCGCTCGACTACTTCGTCAACGCGGGAGCCCTCTTCGCGCTGCTCGCGGGAGCAGGCGCGATGCTCGCCTCAGCGAGTCTCGCCGGAGCCGCTCGCCGTGCGGGCGCGGGCGGGCGCACCCGCTTTGTCGAGTCCCTGGCCACCCTGGGCCGGAGGCTGGGAGAGGCCGTCGATGATGGACTTCGCCCCGGGCGGGAGGCCGCGCGTCGCATCCTGACGATTCTCCGGTGACATGGACACCACCGGCTGACCCGGCGTGTGCGTGCCTTCCTTCGTCGCCATGAGCGGCTCGCTGCCCGCCTCACGGCACACGGGAGACGCCACGCGGGTGTCTCGCACCGGGTCTCCATACCCCACGATGCGCGCCGGCACGGACGGGTTGTTCCATCCCGCCCCCGTCTCGCGCGCGACCTTGAAGTGCAGGTGCGCGCCACACGACCAGCCCGTGGCGCCGGAGAACCCGATGAGCTGGCCCTGCTTCACCTGCTCCCCCGTCTTCACCACCACCGCGCTGAAGTGCAGGTACTGCGTCTCCAGCCCGTCGCCATGCGAGACGACGACGTAGTTCGCCAGGGGCGCGAACTTCTCGTCACAGCCGCCCTTCGTGCTGTCGCCACGGGCCATCCGCACCACGCCGTCGCGCGCGGCGACGATGGGCGTGCCCTCCGGCATCCGGAAGTCCCACGCATGGGTGTCGTTGTATTGGTGGCTGCCCGTGTCGTGCCCTTGGCTCACCGTGTAGATGCGGCCACAGGCGAAAGGCACGCCCACCTCGGGCAGGTCGCCCGACGGAGAGGCAATCGAGTGAGGAGCCGCTGGCGACGAGGCCAGCAAGGAACCAACGAGGAGCGCGGAGGACAGGTTCATATTTGGCCGGCGGACAACGGCGGCAACCGCCATGGGTATTTCCTGAACGAATTATCCCGCGCCCGTGCCGCCTATCACCAGGGTCCCCAAGGCCCGCTCGCTCGAGCGTGGGGCTCCCCGTCCTCCGCTCCGAGCGGGAAGCCCTCCGCCAACGACCGAGCCCTTGTCTCCACGCCTGCCCGGTCAGCGGCCTCATGCGGGCCTGGACACCTCGCGCAGGGAGTCCACCCCCACCCGCCCGCTCGTTCCCTCGCCAACAAATACTGACTGGTCACTCACTAAATCTGGCGCTATGTTTCACGGGAGATGGCCGCCAAGACCTCTTCCTCCGAGAGCCCCGCGCGTCCGCCTCGGCGCACGCAGCAGGAGCGGCGCGAGTCGACCCGGCGGAAGCTGTTGGACGCCACCATCGAGACGCTGGTGGAGCTGGGGCACGCGCGGCTGACGACGGTGGAGGTGGCGAAGCGCGCGGGCGTGTCACAGGGCGCGCTCTTCACGCACTTCGACACGAAGGCGGAGCTGCTCGCCGCGGCGGTGGAGCACCTCTTTCCTCGGCTCATCCAGGACTATCTCGCGGGGGTCGGCGCGCGGCCCTCCGGCAGGGACCGCATCAGCACCGCGGTGGACCTGTTGTGGGCCGCGTTCCAGCGGCCGGAGCTGCAAGCCGCCATCGAGTTGTATGTGGCGGCGCGCACGGACTCGGAGCTCCAGGTGGCGCTGGCCGCGGTGGACGGGCCGCACCGGGAGAACCTGCACCGGGTGGCGCGCGAGCTGTTCCCCGAGGCCGCGGACGCCTATCCGGAGTTCGACTCCGTGGTGGAGCTGGCGCTCGACGCCGTGCAGGGCGCGGCGATGGGCGGCAGCGCCCGACCGAAGGACCCCGCCCACCGCCGTATGCTGGATGCGCTGACGCGGTTTCTGCGCAGCACCTTCT
Encoded here:
- a CDS encoding GTPase; this encodes MDETSLPEPDALRSLLKTALELPPLQPHASRLDRLVDDYARGVASRDAPLAVALVGATGAGKSTLLNALAGQPLSREGVDRPTSTTATVFAPEGATADALAKSGARVSRYLPGPQALWGGQVFIDTPDLNSVATTHREVARAALERADVALVVMHRGSVAEASQVEFLTEFARRRALVFILNFADELSPESRETLKAQVRRVAAEQYALAPRDVPVFAISAQAAKDGRDVSGEFGPLLFHLRGLATQAIAARVRRGNALGALEELSTLVKGALEETEALLSRTKAALDSGLEKASDGLREDFESRLRLAHGHLAAEVRRQAGGRFWGPAAWGLRLSLWGASGLGAAAVVGRRSLPAGLAVAAASTVVDAVRGHSRARAAESAVIEPFEDDFGVESAARTALTEARSLARAGGLEPAVLGVPDMGTLLEEVRDARASAWRYTATTGVAEAVAGWWRVARWLVLPLINLPLLVLLGHVGYRVVRAYVEGPLLPLDYFVNAGALFALLAGAGAMLASASLAGAARRAGAGGRTRFVESLATLGRRLGEAVDDGLRPGREAARRILTILR
- a CDS encoding TetR/AcrR family transcriptional regulator, with the translated sequence MAAKTSSSESPARPPRRTQQERRESTRRKLLDATIETLVELGHARLTTVEVAKRAGVSQGALFTHFDTKAELLAAAVEHLFPRLIQDYLAGVGARPSGRDRISTAVDLLWAAFQRPELQAAIELYVAARTDSELQVALAAVDGPHRENLHRVARELFPEAADAYPEFDSVVELALDAVQGAAMGGSARPKDPAHRRMLDALTRFLRSTFSPHSRRPSKRRRRD